The nucleotide window GCCCAGACCAATCTGACCAAGTCATGCATGCACGCACGCTCTCGGCCAATCCCACACCGTCCAAATCCTCACCTCCACCACCATCAACGGCCCCCGTACCGGCCACGTCTCTTCGGGAAACCGCCGTCCCCCGCCCCACCCATGCACTCCACCGGCGCCACTTCCTCGTCTGGCTCCGACCCTATATAAGCTCCTCCCCGGCCTGACAGAGCTCACGAGAGACGCCAACCCAATCACAGCGAATCGCCCGCCCGCTGCACAACACTACTAGAGAGAAGAGGCGGTACTGCATCCAGCGACGCTCGACAGAGCAAGCAAGCCATGGCCGGCGTCCTGCTCTCGGCCGCCGTTGCCTGCGTCCTTCTCGCCGGCACCGTGaccgcgtcgtcgtcgtcgtcgccgcgtGTGTTCACCGTCGGCGGCGAAGAGAGGGGCTGGAGGCAGCCGGCGCCCGGCGAGGAGACCTACAACCACTGGGCCACCAAGAACCGCTTCCACGTCGGCGATTTCCTCCGTAAGCATCGACCAAGCACGTACATGCGGCGGCCGCGCTTACATTTTTACATGTGGTTGGGCTAACGTTCGTTCGTACGTGTCGTTGGCTCGCAGATTTCAGGTACGAGAAGAACGACTCGGTGCTGGTGGTGACGCGCGACGACTACAAGCGCTGCGGCGCGGACAGGCCGGTGTTCCGCCTCGAGGGCGGCGAGGCGAGGTTCCGGCTCGAGCGGAGCGGCTTCCTCTACTTCATCAGCGGCGCGCCGGGCCACTGCGGCGCCGGCCAGAGGTTCACCGTGCGCGTCATGTCGCAGAGGGACAGCGGCGGCGCCTCCCCGACGGAGGCCCCCGCCATGTCTCCCGGCGGGTCCTTCAACTCCACGCCGGGGTCCGGATCAGGTTCCACGCGCATGCCGCCACGCGGGAACGCCGGCGACGGGAAGACCAGTGGCGCCGCGCCCATGCGCGCGCCCTTCGGTGACTATCACGCCGTTGGCACCGCTCTGGGAGTGGGTGCCGCCGTGCTGGTCTTTGCATGAGATGCTCGTTGCGCTGCATGCATTGTGCGTGTGCAAGCTGTTAGTCTCTTTCCAAGGTCGTGGACAGTCTAGAATCATTTGCTTAACTTGTTTGATTTGTTGTGCCCTCTGGGTGGTAGGCTGGTAGCATGTTGTGTTAATTAGCTATTACATAGTTTGGTCGTGATTTGTTAACTTCTTGCGAACGAATTGCGAAATTCTTGGTTATTTAAATTAGTTTGTTATTATAACTTGATTATGTACTTCACATGTTTTGGTGCCACCAAGAGATTGCAATGACGAAACTCTTAATTTTCTTTTTGATGGCATCTCTAAACAGGAGATTTCTACTGAAGTATAGGGAGTATGTAATTTTTCTAGCTTCTTATAAGCAACGTGTTGTTTTCATTTCTTGAAACAATTGGATTATTGGAGCTGCATTCCGTGACCATACTACGCTCTTCTTGTTGAGAATTCCGTGTCCATATACGTTTACGTACTCCTGAAACGCAGGGGACCTAACTGCTAGCCGCCTCTTCCAGCCACCCGTCTTCGACCCTCCGTCCACCGCCGCTTCGTTTCCCGCCGCATCGCCAATGGCCTCGCGGCTCCGGCTCGGCCAGCCCAGCCCGAACCCCGGCCCCGGCCCCAGCCCCAGCCCCAGCCCCGGCGAGGGGAAGATAGAAGAAGGAGAAGGGAGGAAGCCGGAGCCGCGGCGAGAGGTGACGGATCTGGGCGGCGGGAGCGAGGTGGTGCACATCCCGCGGTTCATGGCGCGGGAGAGGGCGTGGGAGCTGTTCGAACACCTCGACAAGCGCATCCCGTGGACGCGCCCCACCATCCGCGTCTTCGGCCGCTCCGTCGTCCAGGTCGCGCCCTCTCATGCCCCCCTTATTACCCCCATTTCTTGCGCCTCGTTCAGTCACAGTTAGGTCCCCTGCGTTTAACATTGGTTCCTAACCCTTCTCTCCAAATTTGGTGGCCGTGCTGTTATTTTGGGGAGGTGAAAAACAAATCTAAGTTTGAAGAAATATTAACTGGATTTTGAAATGGTAGGTTGGATCATCAGTATGGGTCTGCACTTATCCATGCCTTGGGTGGTGAATGTGTCTTGTTTGGGGCAAGCAGTGCAACAAATTATTGTTTTTCTTTCTGGAGCACCTCAGTACAACAGTATGTAAAGCGTACCGATGCTAAATTATGTAGGACGATTAGCATATTTGGCATGTTGTTTGATTGTGCCTTGTGGTTTGGTACTTCCAAACCATTTAGAGAATGGGCATCACTCTGTCCCTGGCTGTAGACATATGGTCATTCTTGTAAGCTTGATTGACACTGAAACGAAAATTAGACTACGGAAAATTTGGGATACAAAAGAACAGTCAGGATAAGTATGAGGAGCTGGCCTCATGCTAGTAATGCATTTTGTCAAACTCTTTCTGCCATATCGAAGTTTTGATAGCCGAAGATAATTGCTGGATGCTCATCTAATTTGCTCGCTGGAGTGCAACATAGCTACGATGTATACAATGTCAGTTAACCATTGATGGTGCCATGGTGATGGTGTCTTGTCTTGGTGCCACCTTAACAAAGTGTCTGATGTCCTCCTCCTACCGTTACTAGTCGTCTAGCACCATTGGTTCAATAACGGAATTCGCTCTAGTGACAACTGACAAGAAGCGCACTGGTCATATAACCCTCGTGAGGCTTCTAATCTAAGTATCTGATCCTTTTTGCTATTCTACAGCCCAGAGATACCTGCTATGTGGCAGATAAAGGGCTAACAGATTTGAGGTACAGCGGCCATCAGCCTCATGCGCATTCTTGGGATGATTTCCCAGTGCTCAAGGATATCTTGAAAGAGGTAAGAGCTGGGCCAAGGTGACTTCTTGCATTGCTACCCTGTAATCAGCAGAAACCAGTTGGAATTGTTCTTATTTAAAAGGTAACATCCGGAGAGTATTCTCAGCGTCCAGCCTTCACAGCAGTCTTCTGACTCATACACATTGGTTAGGTCCATGAAGCCCTCCCAGGAAGCCACTTTAACAGCCTGCTGCTGAACAGATACAAGGGATGTTCAGACTATGTGTCGTGGCACGCCGATGACGAACCCCTCTACGGGCCTACCCCGGAGATCGCGTCCGTCACATTCGGGTGCGAACGTGAGTTCTTGCTGAGGAAGAAGCCTGCCAACACACAATCACAAGGTACTTGCCACATCTTGCTACTAGATGAGAGCTATATCCCCTAAAAAAACTAGAGGAGAGCTATAGGCTTTGTAGCCCGGACTAAAACTGGCTCATGCTGATCTTCATCCACCAGCTGCTGGTGAATCTGGGGAAACGGCTCGGAAGCGGCTCAAGGTCAGCGCCCCTCAGCAGCATTCGTTCCTCCTGAAGCATGGCTCGTTGCTCGTGATGaagggctacacccagcgggacTGGCAGCACGCGGTGCCCAAGCGTGCGAGGGCGGCCTCGACGAGGATCAACCTGACTTTCCGGCATGTGTTGCCATGAACATGGCCAGTTCGCTTGGTCTCCCTCCAGTTTTGCGCATGTGCCCATTGCGTGCAGTGTGTAGTGGGTTTCCTGATAATGCTTTGAACTTGCTTTATCCCCCTTCCCACCTCCTGTAATCTCTATCAAACTCTGTATTTCCGTTATGCCAAAGTAATGGAAAAGGGGAGTAGCCCAAAATGTGCAACCTGCTACATTCTTTCTGTGGACCAAATGAACTTGGCCTACATACATAATAACAGGATAAAAATGTGCAACCTGCAACATTTCTTCCTACGGACCAAATGAGTTTTCCAGTTGAGGTTGCTGGATGTGCAAACCGCGCAGGTTGGGGTGGATGTGCTCTCTTTAGGCACATCCATAACAAGATGTCAGGTGGACCATGTGAGAAGATGAAACTCACATCTCAACTGTAGTAGTTATAGAAAATTAGTGACTACTGGTGCAGTATTTTTCTTATAAAAATGGAAATTTGTTGGAAACTTAATCAAGCATTCTCGTTTAATACTACCTACAGGTTCAGCAAACAGAATTACAGCATGATCTCTTTAGCACAGTATGAAGTCCGAATCCAAACAACTAGTGCATCTCGCTACATATTCAAAATCTGTTTCTTCAAATAGGGGCCCAAAGAGAGGACCACCACACTGGTAGCAAAACAATCCCAAGACACTGATTTATTGTTGTACAACATTTCTACATGAGTTTTAAAGACACGGTTGCTATCTCCTGCAAAAGAATGGTAAACAAGATATGTTACACAACATCTGACCCTCGAGGATTCATTCGCCCATCGAACAATGCCATGGCGAAGTCGGCAACAAGTTCTAGCACCTAAATAACATTACAAAGCAAATCCTTCCTATCCAGCTGGCTCTTCTATACTAACCTGTTGCTATTGCAAAGAACATTTTTCTACATCACAACTGTCAGCTGCAAGGGTCAAATTAATGAGATATCCACATTCCACAGACGACTGCCTCTGATATCTGCATCCTAGGATCGACATGTCAACTGGGATAAAGCGAAGCCTATGTTGCTTGCGACGCGCGCTTTTTCCAGACACTCTGCAGATTCAACAGAAATCAACAGAAGAGAATCAGAAAATTGAAAATATATCAGGGGTCCAGTCCGGGGTTGAAGAGGGTCGCGCTTACAAGAGTTTCATCGTCAGATTCCTCCTTGCAGCTCAAACTGTCGCCGTCAGGTTTTTTCTCTTCCAGCTCCATATCTTCTGCAGACTCTTTCTCTGTTTTTCCTGTTTTTTCTTTCCCAGCTGAGCCAACTGCTACCTCTTTATCCTTCTCGCCATCTTTGGTAATAAAACAGTCACAAGCTAAGCTCAACTACGATGATGAAACGGCATGCATATTTTCATAAATGTAAACAAGCACATAAAACGGTCATACCTGATTTTACACCTTTGTCAGAATCTGAATGAGCGAGAGAACTGGCTGAATCTGAATCATTAACGCCAGCTTCGCTGGTAGCTTCGATGGACTTGCTACCTCCTGATGTCTTTCTACGCTTGTTTTCCGGCGGCGCTTTTGGTTTTCCTTTCCTCTTTAGAGGTGAGGGCCTAAAGAAGATGGAACGATGAGAAAAATTGCAGCATGATCCTTAAGTCTGAGAGTTAGATATGAACTTACGTCTTTATTGACTTATGTTGGTTAGCTGGAACTTTCGTGCTGCTGGTAGATTTCATCTCCTGTGCTCTGTAAGGTGTTACATTGGACCAGGTGAGAAAAATTGCAGCATGATCCTTAAGTCTGGGAGTCAGCTATGGACTTACGTCTTTACTGACTTATGTTGGTTAGCTGGAACTTTTGTGCTGCTGGTAGATTTCGTCTCCTGTGCTCTGTAAGGTGTTACATTGGTTCAGGTGGTGGATCGATGAGAAAAATTGCAGCACAATCCTTCAGTCTGAGAGTTAGATATGGACTTACGTCTTTATTGACTTATGTTGGTTAGCTGGAACTTTCGTGCTGCTGGTTGATTTCGTCTCTTGTGCTCTGTAAGGTGTTACATTGGATCAGGTGGTAAGCAAAGTAAATTACTTCATCTTGCAAAGCATCAATTTGATGAGATGTGCAATAAGTTCATAACATTTAATCTGGCTAGAAAGCTTTACATCTAACATTTCACATTGATAATCGATACTTTGTTAGGGGCTAACAAGCAAAATATAGGCAGACAAAGTCATTTCTTAATTCCTAAAGAAGAAATTCTGGCTTACCGTCCTTGATTTGAACCTGCATGATCCTTCTTTTGCTGCTGCAAAACAATCAGTAGAACTATAATGAGTTGAACATTATCTTTAGGGCTACAGAGACAGTTTCTAGGAAAGAATCGACAATACTCTACCTTCATTGGTGAACCATTACTTTCAATCATTTTCCActtttctttagccatgttaagCTGCTCCATATCTCCGTCATCATATAAGACCTACACAGAGAAGCATATTCATATTTATATACCCAGCAGTCACAATATCTTACAAGCACAATCAACTATACAACTATTGCATGCTGTGATATTGAGTAGGATATGCAGAAGAACTAAAAGGTTGCTGTCATGGCCTTGTGAGAGTTGAACAGTATGTATCAATATGTCTATAAACAAGGCTAAGCAGAGAGGGGTAAATCTTCGAATTATAAGTACTCAGCTAATTTCATAGAATAGCCTGCATGATAAAATGCAAACCTTTTTTGTTTTTCATGATGGTACTCATAACAGGAAAAATGGATCAAACAGATACACCATACTGATAGAGATACTAATTAATACACCATTTTTTCAtctaaaataaaaaataaaccGTCTAATGGAAACTTACTGTGTGTAGCTTCTTTGCTGAATCATAAGATTTCACGACACCTGGATAAAATCTGATGACAAAAATAACTTAAATTTGAAGCCCACCTTCAAAGATTAGATTATAAAAAATGTTCAGAATTACATAAAATAGGAAACTTACTCCTTATCCAAAGGCCACCAAACTTTTATTCTACGTCCTACCAAGTCTTTACTGCTTGAGTCATGCGTTGAACACTGCAGGCATTAATTAATTCTTAGTACACACACTAGAAGGATACTCATACTTGCACTTGCACAAACTCGACTACCGCTAGCATATGCATACTTCCTTCTAGTGACTTTATTCAACAATTCCTGCATAAACCTTGGAGATTACCTTCGCTAAACCAGAAACCAGTCTTGGCTTCTGTCTTTTGAAGGACCCATTTAGACTAGCCAGTTCAGCAGCTCTCATAGTATTGTCCTCATCAGCATACTTCTGGGGAAAATTCAATAGGAATTGGCAATTTAGAACCAGAAGTTTATCAATAGGTCCCGCAAATACATATTACATACCATAGAACAGAAAGAAATTACCTTTGCACTGCTACGCGAGACTTCAGTATGGGACTTAGCATCCTTTTTCCCTTTGGATACAGGGGTTTTGGTACTGGTAGGTGATGCTACCAAGTCTTTATCATTTGAGTCAGCTCTTCTTTTCTCCTTCAACTTGTTTTCTAAGGAATCACTGGGTTTTCCTTTGCTAGCAGAATGCACTAAAAGCTCGTCACCGTCTTTACTGCCTTTTCCTGAATGTGGTCTACTCTTAGAAACTGATCTTTTGCGTTTTGGTGTCGAAAAATCTACTGGCTTCTCGTTGCTCTCTTTCATATCCATCTGCGGCTTCTTTGGTTTGCTCTTCACCGACTCCCCCAAATTGTCCTGGTTATCTAAGTTTATTTCTCTTAACAAACCCAAGACATCATCATCTTTTCCAGTATTTACTGGAACAGATGCTGCCTTCTGTTTCCCCCCTGTCTTTTTTGCTCCTCGGGATTTAAGAATTTGGACAATTTTCCCTAGAGGGATCTCATTGCCAAATTCATCAGTCTCATCTATGAGCATCTTATCTTCGGGAGATTGAACCTGAAGGACATAAGACCAAAGAGGAGTCAAGGTCCAGCAGATAATTGAAGTGGAATCCTAATATAGACATAGACGTGTGTTGTGAAGGACATAAGACCAAAGAGGAGTCAAGGTCCAGCAGACAATTGAAGTGGAATCCTAATATAGACATAGGCGTGTGTTGTGTACCTCAGCAACATTTGCTGTCATAAGAGCCTCGAAATGGGACAGTACAGTCTCACATCCCAACCACTTCTGTTCATCATTCTCCTACAAAGTAACATATCAAGTATTACAATCGGAAGCCTATATTCAGAAGCCAAGAAACTTGCTATCTTGGTAACCATCGACGAGTTTATGTCCTGGTAACCATTGACAATTCTTAACAAACAGCATGCTTAATGATTTGTTAGAACACATACCACAGGGTTTTCATTTTGGTCATTCTGAACTGTTGCATAAAGTTGTGCAGGCAATGGAACCGTCTGATTTTCTGATACATTTATCTGGTCCGGACATAACCTCTTTGCAATAAGAATACCAAGATCACATATAGCATGTACAGTCTGCAAACAACATATCTCGATTTTAGTCAACACCTATAGCAAGCAAACGGGTTACAGTACATGACAACAAATGTGATGAACACTTGCTTACCTTGGTCTTATTTGCATCGACCACGTCTTTTGAACATTTGATGCTTCTGAATATAGATAATGTTGTCATGAAGCTCTCCTTTTTCATACCAGGTACACTATACTGCAAACCTTCTTCTCCCAGGAGGGTTGAAAGAAGTAGATGCAATGGCCTGGAAGGAGCTCTTTCATAAATATGCATATGCAAGAGTAATTTTAACAAGAAAAGGCAAAAAAAAAGACCATTCTTTTTAATTATTTTGTATCAAACAGTGTGCATACAGAAAAAAACTAGACTGCCAGGAGGCATTACATAATAGCCATAGGGACACTGTTAGAATCAAACCACAATAATTTTTATTACCACGCATGACTATCAAATTTTACGGTTGACTATCAAATTCTCCAGGATGTAGTTAGAGTGTTCAATTTTTTAGTGAAACATTACATTTTGTGGTGTGCGACAATCAAGCAGCCAAATGATATTACAATTATAGGAAGTGCAAGAAAATGATATCTTAGGAACTTAATGAACAATTATCATGTATCAGTAAATTGACCAAATGCATCAAGCAATGAAAATATGTATTAAATGCATCAAGCAATGAAAATATGTATTATGGAAACTCACGATAACAAGTAGTAGTACAATAATACTGTAAGAGTTATTATAAAATACCAGTAAATTGGAGCAAAAGCTTTGACATCCTCATATTCCTCAATGTTAGGGCATGAAGGATCATGAGCAAGGACATGAACCAGATATGGAATAATATATTCTGGGTAAGCTGTGAGCAAATTCACATCCGCTTGGACAGATAGTTGACGCATCTTAACTTGTTGGCATATTTGTGACACTTCGATCAGGTTGTGTTGGAACTGTGAAATGAAAAGATATACACATTAGAATCAGTGGATGGTGAACTCAATTGATCACTGTGTTTCGAGTATGAACCTCTTCGTACTGTGGTGTATGATAATCGTCTATGCCTATCAAGAAGGCGCAGGCATATTTTGCGTCCAAAGCCCTCTCCTTGATGTATTGATGTACTTTACTGAGAAACAACTTCCTCATTTGAGGGAAATCATCCTACAAATGAACGAAACTATAAATCTCCCAAGCGGATGCTGCATACAAGCAAACCAAATGAAAGTAAAAATGAAGAAATCAGCTAAGCTATATATTCCCAAAACATACCTGTGAAATCCTTAGAGTCAAATAAAACACATCAACAGGCACTTTATGGTCCCACTGTCTTGATAAGCGGAGAACAGCTTTCGCTGCAGCCAGCCTCAAATGGGCCTTATCACTAGCACTGCAAGTAGTGGAGTAATAAGAAATAACCCAAATATAGCACAGAATGTATGCACTAAAATAGAAGGACAAGTTATTCATTGTACCTTGATATCATGTTTGGGGAAATATCACCATATGTAAGAATGCTCTTAAGGATGTCCATTAATTTTTCTATTCCAGGATGCACTTGAGCATCTTTGCAAGGTAGACAGCTCTTCACCAAAGTTTTAATGCCATAAATCTACAGAGAAAAATATCAGAAGAGAATAACAAGTAAAAAAACCATCGACAATTAGAGTAAAGCAGGCCATGAAAAGCATGATCTCACTCACCTTGAGCAAACAACTATGTGAATTATCACCCCATTCAGATTTGTCAGCGGAAACTTTAGCCATATCCTGGTGACACTTAAACGTTGCAATGAAATTTTGTAAAAAGGAAAGACAGAAATTTAAAGATAACAAGCCTTACATCACTGCAGTCAAGAATCTTTTTGGTTATGAAACTTATTATCTCTTCCC belongs to Triticum urartu cultivar G1812 chromosome 7, Tu2.1, whole genome shotgun sequence and includes:
- the LOC125518962 gene encoding sister chromatid cohesion protein PDS5 homolog A isoform X5, coding for MAAVAGQLRELGDKLGSELPAEAEALAKLLEQAAECLHVIEQSPGSSVMEAIQPCLTAVVRKELLKHQDQDVKVLLATCFCEITRITAPEAPYSDDVLRTIFRLIVGTFGGLADVNSHYFSRRVAILETVARYRACVVMLDLECNDLITDMFQTFLEIVSENHETNVVKSMQTIMALIIEESEVIHQSLLHVLLSALGRKKTGISLSARKLARGVIEQSAGKLEPYIKKFLTSSLAGANSSANGHIDHHEVIFDVYQCAPRVLKVVVPYITGELLADEVEMRSKSVELLGELFSLPGVPVLESFKSLFIEFLKRLTDRVVEIRLSVIEHLKKCLISNHSRPEAPEVIKALCDRLLDYEENVRKQVVAAVCDVACHEFGAVPIETIKLVAERVRDKSLPVKCYTMERLADIYKLYCLKGSDSSTNSDNFEWIPGKILRCIYDKDFRPESIESVLCGSLFPPEFPTKERVKHWVIAATHFDKVEMKALEQILLQKQRFDHVSINLFLIIALPYLFFPFLNVLICCILINFRLQQEMLKYMSLQQTSQEDAADVQKRILGCFRSMSRLFSDAVKAEEYLNMLLQLKDENIWKMFTSLLDCATTFNNAWSIRVDLLKSLGEKHELYDFVSTLSMRCSYLLVNKEYVKEILSAASEQKSIGNTKLISSCMDLLTAISSFFPSLLSGFEEDIIELLKEDNEVLKEGIAHVLSKAGGNIREQLASSSSVALLLERLCLEGTRKQAKYSVHALAAITKDDGLMALSVLYKRLVDLLEEKKVHLPSILQSLGCIALIAMPIFETRGEEIISFITKKILDCSDDMAKVSADKSEWGDNSHSCLLKIYGIKTLVKSCLPCKDAQVHPGIEKLMDILKSILTYGDISPNMISSASDKAHLRLAAAKAVLRLSRQWDHKVPVDVFYLTLRISQDDFPQMRKLFLSKVHQYIKERALDAKYACAFLIGIDDYHTPQYEEFQHNLIEVSQICQQVKMRQLSVQADVNLLTAYPEYIIPYLVHVLAHDPSCPNIEEYEDVKAFAPIYWPLHLLLSTLLGEEGLQYSVPGMKKESFMTTLSIFRSIKCSKDVVDANKTKTVHAICDLGILIAKRLCPDQINVSENQTVPLPAQLYATVQNDQNENPVENDEQKWLGCETVLSHFEALMTANVAEVQSPEDKMLIDETDEFGNEIPLGKIVQILKSRGAKKTGGKQKAASVPVNTGKDDDVLGLLREINLDNQDNLGESVKSKPKKPQMDMKESNEKPVDFSTPKRKRSVSKSRPHSGKGSKDGDELLVHSASKGKPSDSLENKLKEKRRADSNDKDLVASPTSTKTPVSKGKKDAKSHTEVSRSSAKKYADEDNTMRAAELASLNGSFKRQKPRLVSGLAKCSTHDSSSKDLVGRRIKVWWPLDKEFYPGVVKSYDSAKKLHTVLYDDGDMEQLNMAKEKWKMIESNGSPMKQQKKDHAGSNQGRVTPYRAQETKSTSSTKVPANQHKSIKTAQEMKSTSSTKVPANQHKSIKTPSPLKRKGKPKAPPENKRRKTSGGSKSIEATSEAGVNDSDSASSLAHSDSDKGVKSDGEKDKEVAVGSAGKEKTGKTEKESAEDMELEEKKPDGDSLSCKEESDDETLSVWKKRASQAT
- the LOC125518962 gene encoding sister chromatid cohesion protein PDS5 homolog A isoform X10, with translation MAAVAGQLRELGDKLGSELPAEAEALAKLLEQAAECLHVIEQSPGSSVMEAIQPCLTAVVRKELLKHQDQDVKVLLATCFCEITRITAPEAPYSDDVLRTIFRLIVGTFGGLADVNSHYFSRRVAILETVARYRACVVMLDLECNDLITDMFQTFLEIVSENHETNVVKSMQTIMALIIEESEVIHQSLLHVLLSALGRKKTGISLSARKLARGVIEQSAGKLEPYIKKFLTSSLAGANSSANGHIDHHEVIFDVYQCAPRVLKVVVPYITGELLADEVEMRSKSVELLGELFSLPGVPVLESFKSLFIEFLKRLTDRVVEIRLSVIEHLKKCLISNHSRPEAPEVIKALCDRLLDYEENVRKQVVAAVCDVACHEFGAVPIETIKLVAERVRDKSLPVKCYTMERLADIYKLYCLKGSDSSTNSDNFEWIPGKILRCIYDKDFRPESIESVLCGSLFPPEFPTKERVKHWVIAATHFDKVEMKALEQILLQKQRFDHVSINLFLIIALPYLFFPFLNVLICCILINFRLQQEMLKYMSLQQTSQEDAADVQKRILGCFRSMSRLFSDAVKAEEYLNMLLQLKDENIWKMFTSLLDCATTFNNAWSIRVDLLKSLGEKHELYDFVSTLSMRCSYLLVNKEYVKEILSAASEQKSIGNTKLISSCMDLLTAISSFFPSLLSGFEEDIIELLKEDNEVLKEGIAHVLSKAGGNIREQLASSSSVALLLERLCLEGTRKQAKYSVHALAAITKDDGLMALSVLYKRLVDLLEEKKVHLPSILQSLGCIALIAMPIFETRGEEIISFITKKILDCSDDMAKVSADKSEWGDNSHSCLLKIYGIKTLVKSCLPCKDAQVHPGIEKLMDILKSILTYGDISPNMISSASDKAHLRLAAAKAVLRLSRQWDHKVPVDVFYLTLRISQDDFPQMRKLFLSKVHQYIKERALDAKYACAFLIGIDDYHTPQYEEFQHNLIEVSQICQQVKMRQLSVQADVNLLTAYPEYIIPYLVHVLAHDPSCPNIEEYEDVKAFAPIYWPLHLLLSTLLGEEGLQYSVPGMKKESFMTTLSIFRSIKCSKDVVDANKTKTVHAICDLGILIAKRLCPDQINVSENQTVPLPAQLYATVQNDQNENPVENDEQKWLGCETVLSHFEALMTANVAEVQSPEDKMLIDETDEFGNEIPLGKIVQILKSRGAKKTGGKQKAASVPVNTGKDDDVLGLLREINLDNQDNLGESVKSKPKKPQMDMKESNEKPVDFSTPKRKRSVSKSRPHSGKGSKDGDELLVHSASKGKPSDSLENKLKEKRRADSNDKDLVASPTSTKTPVSKGKKDAKSHTEVSRSSAKKYADEDNTMRAAELASLNGSFKRQKPRLVSGLAKCSTHDSSSKDLVGRRIKVWWPLDKEFYPGVVKSYDSAKKLHTVLYDDGDMEQLNMAKEKWKMIESNGSPMKQQKKDHAGSNQGRVTPYRAQETKSTSSTKVPANQHKSIKTPSPLKRKGKPKAPPENKRRKTSGGSKSIEATSEAGVNDSDSASSLAHSDSDKGVKSDGEKDKEVAVGSAGKEKTGKTEKESAEDMELEEKKPDGDSLSCKEESDDETLSVWKKRASQAT
- the LOC125518962 gene encoding sister chromatid cohesion protein PDS5 homolog A isoform X6; this encodes MAAVAGQLRELGDKLGSELPAEAEALAKLLEQAAECLHVIEQSPGSSVMEAIQPCLTAVVRKELLKHQDQDVKVLLATCFCEITRITAPEAPYSDDVLRTIFRLIVGTFGGLADVNSHYFSRRVAILETVARYRACVVMLDLECNDLITDMFQTFLEIVSENHETNVVKSMQTIMALIIEESEVIHQSLLHVLLSALGRKKTGISLSARKLARGVIEQSAGKLEPYIKKFLTSSLAGANSSANGHIDHHEVIFDVYQCAPRVLKVVVPYITGELLADEVEMRSKSVELLGELFSLPGVPVLESFKSLFIEFLKRLTDRVVEIRLSVIEHLKKCLISNHSRPEAPEVIKALCDRLLDYEENVRKQVVAAVCDVACHEFGAVPIETIKLVAERVRDKSLPVKCYTMERLADIYKLYCLKGSDSSTNSDNFEWIPGKILRCIYDKDFRPESIESVLCGSLFPPEFPTKERVKHWVIAATHFDKVEMKALEQILLQKQRFDHVSINLFLIIALPYLFFPFLNVLICCILINFRLQQEMLKYMSLQQTSQEDAADVQKRILGCFRSMSRLFSDAVKAEEYLNMLLQLKDENIWKMFTSLLDCATTFNNAWSIRVDLLKSLGEKHELYDFVSTLSMRCSYLLVNKEYVKEILSAASEQKSIGNTKLISSCMDLLTAISSFFPSLLSGFEEDIIELLKEDNEVLKEGIAHVLSKAGGNIREQLASSSSVALLLERLCLEGTRKQAKYSVHALAAITKDDGLMALSVLYKRLVDLLEEKKVHLPSILQSLGCIALIAMPIFETRGEEIISFITKKILDCSDDMAKVSADKSEWGDNSHSCLLKIYGIKTLVKSCLPCKDAQVHPGIEKLMDILKSILTYGDISPNMISSASDKAHLRLAAAKAVLRLSRQWDHKVPVDVFYLTLRISQDDFPQMRKLFLSKVHQYIKERALDAKYACAFLIGIDDYHTPQYEEFQHNLIEVSQICQQVKMRQLSVQADVNLLTAYPEYIIPYLVHVLAHDPSCPNIEEYEDVKAFAPIYWPLHLLLSTLLGEEGLQYSVPGMKKESFMTTLSIFRSIKCSKDVVDANKTKTVHAICDLGILIAKRLCPDQINVSENQTVPLPAQLYATVQNDQNENPVENDEQKWLGCETVLSHFEALMTANVAEVQSPEDKMLIDETDEFGNEIPLGKIVQILKSRGAKKTGGKQKAASVPVNTGKDDDVLGLLREINLDNQDNLGESVKSKPKKPQMDMKESNEKPVDFSTPKRKRSVSKSRPHSGKGSKDGDELLVHSASKGKPSDSLENKLKEKRRADSNDKDLVASPTSTKTPVSKGKKDAKSHTEVSRSSAKKYADEDNTMRAAELASLNGSFKRQKPRLVSGLAKCSTHDSSSKDLVGRRIKVWWPLDKEFYPGVVKSYDSAKKLHTVLYDDGDMEQLNMAKEKWKMIESNGSPMKQKKDHAGSNQGRVTPYRAQETKSTSSTKVPANQHKSIKTAQEMKSTSSTKVPANQHKSIKTPSPLKRKGKPKAPPENKRRKTSGGSKSIEATSEAGVNDSDSASSLAHSDSDKGVKSDGEKDKEVAVGSAGKEKTGKTEKESAEDMELEEKKPDGDSLSCKEESDDETLSVWKKRASQAT